One window of Haemorhous mexicanus isolate bHaeMex1 chromosome 16, bHaeMex1.pri, whole genome shotgun sequence genomic DNA carries:
- the LOC132334540 gene encoding serine/threonine-protein kinase pim-1-like codes for MSYTQFAFPWISLESNAGEVAIKRVPRERVRHWGELPDGTSAPLEIVLLAKVSTGFPGVVQLLEWLELPNDVLMVLERPERCQDLQRFIRARGFLPEEVARELFRQVLEAVQHCTSCGVLQRDIKPENILVDLATGQAKLID; via the exons ATGAGCTACACCCAGTTTGCCTTCCCCTGGATTTCtctggaaagcaatgctggagag gtggccatcaaaagggTGCCACGGGAGCGCGTCCGGCActggggcgagctg cccgacggcaccagcgcacccctggagatcgtgctgctggccaaggtgtccactggcttccctggtgtggtccagctgctggagtggcttgaGCTCCCCAACGACGTcttgatggtgctggagcgcccggagcggtgtcaggacctgcAGCGTTTCATTCGGGCACGGGGCTTCCTGCCCGAGGAGGTGGCGCGGGAgctgttccgccaggtgctggaggccgtgcagcactgcaccagctgcggggtcctgcaaagggacatcaaaccagagaacatcctggttgacctggccaccgggcaggccaaattgattgac
- the LOC132334541 gene encoding olfactory receptor 14J1-like yields the protein MSNSSSISHFLLLALADTRQLQLLHFCLLLGISLAALLGNGLIISAIACGHHLHTPMFFFLLNLALTDLGSICTTVPKAMHNSLWDTRNISYKGCSAQLFLVFFFPTAKFSLLTVMSYDRYVSICKPLLYGTLLGSRACAHMAAAAWASAFLNALLHTANTFSLPLCHGNALGQFFCEIPHILKLSCSHSKLREHGIIVVVASLAFGCFVFMVYSYVQIFRAVLRILSEQGRHKAFSTCLPHLVVVSLFLSTGTFAHLKPPSISSPSLDLAVSVLYSVVPPALNPLIYSLRNQELKAALRKMITDGFQ from the coding sequence atgtccaacagcagctccatcagccacttcctcctgctggcactggcagacacgcggcagctgcagctcctgcacttctgcctcttgctgggcatctccctggctgccctcctgggcaacggcctcatcatcagcgccatagcctgcggccaccacctgcacacgcccatgttcttcttcctgctcaacctggccctcactgacctgggctccatctgcaccactgtgcccaaagccatgcacaattccctctgggacaccaggaacaTCTCCTACAAAGGATGTTCTGCACAGCTATTTCtagttttcttcttccccacaGCAAAATTTTCCTTGCTCACAGTCATGAGCTAtgaccgctacgtgtccatctgcaaacccctgctctacgggaccctcctgggcagcagagcttgtgcccacatggcagcagctgcctgggccagtgcctttctcaatgctctgctgcacacagccaatacattttccctgcccctgtgccatggcaatgccctgggccagttcttctgtgaaatcccacacatcctcaagctctcctgctcacactccAAACTCAGGGAACATGGAATTATTGTAGTTGTTGCCTCTTTAGcctttggttgttttgtgttcatggtttactcctatgtgcagattttcagggctgtgctgaggatcctctctgagcagggacggcacaaagccttttccacctgcctccctcacctggttgtggtctccctgttcctcagcactggcacatttgctcacctgaagcctccctccatctcctccccatccctggatctggcagtgtcagttctgtactcggtggtgcctccagccctgaaccccctcatctacagcctgaggaaccaggagctcaaggctgcctTGAGGAAAATGATCACAGATGGTTTTCAGTAG